The genomic region GGATCGATGTTGTCGATTGCAAAACACTCCAACGCGATGCGTACCTTTGCTATGTCAAGTGCTTCCCTGTCATTTATTTTGTTTACTTCGGCATGTGTCCGTGGATTCAAGGTTACCAAACCATATTCACTTAATCTCCTGATGGCTTCCCTTATGGGTGTCCGTGATACCCCGAACTGGCGGGCCAGTTCCTCTTCCTGTATTTTTTCTCCTCCTTTGATTTCCTTGCTCAGGATCTTTTCCTTGAGTACCTCATATACTTGATCCGCAAGACTGGTCTGTTTGATTAATGACATTTGTTTCCTTCGGGTTATTGTTTTGTGTATACAATAAGCATAATGCCTTATTTCGTCAAGTTTGGTTTCTTTTACAAAAGTCCAGTAATTTGCATTTTATTCTAGGAGAAAAACTTTGGCTATTTTTCTTGACAAAATAATAAAACAATGGTAGGTATATTGTATACTGTATACTGTATACAATTGTACAGTAAGGAGACAAGATGGAAAAAGGAATATCAGAATTGCTGGCAGATCCTTCAAGAAAAATGAATGCCGAGGAACTGGCTGCTCTTGCAGCAGTATTTCGGAGGAAGATGTTTGAAATCCTTCACCAGAGGGGAACAGGTCATTGGGGAGGTGCCTCTTCCTGTGCAGAACTGGTTACCTCTCTTTATTTCAACAGACTGAACATAAAGGCCGATTGCCCGGAGTGGACAGATCGTGATCGTTTCATACTGAGTAAAGGACATGCTTCTGTGAATCTCTATACCGTCATGGCATACAGAGGATTCTTTTCCGTGGACATGCTTCCTGAGTTCAGGACGCTGGGGTCCTGCCTGCAAGGACATCCTTGTATGACGAAGTTGAAAGGTGTGGACATGTCTACTGGAGCTTTGGGACATGGTATTTCCGTAGGACTAGGTATGGCCTTGGCAGCAAGGGTAGCGCACAGGGACTATTGGACGTATGTACTGACCGGAGAAGGCTGTCTGGATGAGGGTTCGAGCTGGGAAGCGTTGATGGCAGCATCCAAGTATAAACCTGAGCACCTGGTACTGATGATCGATTACAATAAGGTCCAGTTGGATGGTACCGAGGATGAAATAATGCCGTTGGAACCTTTGGATGACAAACTGAGGGCCTTTGGATGGAATGTCTGTCCCTGTGAACTTGACGGCAACAATACATCTGATATCCTGCGGTCCTTTGAATGGATGGATGAGGAAGGTCCATGGCCGAAGGCAGTTATCTACAATACCGTCAAGGGGAAAGGAGTATCCTTCACGGAAGGAAACCATAAGTGGCATGGAGCTGTCATTACGGACGATGCTTTCGAGAAAGGTATCGTTGAACTGAATGCGGATATTGTTTCAAAGGAGGCTGCATTATGAGCGAAGCAATGAGAGATGCATGGGGCATGGCCCTTGTCTCCTATGGAGAAGACCACCCAGAACTTGTCGTGCTTGATGCTGATGTTTCTTCTTCGACCAAAAGTCGGCTCTTCGGTGAAAGATATCCTGAACGTTTCTTCAATCTCGGTGTAGCAGAAGGCAATTTGCTCGGTACTGCAGCAGGCCTTGCAACGGCAGGTTTCCACCCTGTGGTCAATGCTTTTGCAATTTTTCTGGCATTGAAGGCGAGCGATCAGATTCGCAATGATATCTGTTACAACAATTTACCAGTTGTCATAGCCGGGGCTTATGGAGGACTTTCCGATTCCTTTGATGGTGCCAGCCACCAATCAATTACCGACATAGCTATCATGAGGGCTTTTCCCAACATGCAGGTGATTGTTCCTTCCGATGCTGGGCAAGCGAAGGCTGCCCTTGCATATGCCATGGCCCAACACGGACCGGTGTATGTGCGGTTGAACCGCAATGCGATGCCTGATCTTCCTTTTTCGGCTGACTTCGCCAAGGGCAAGGCCATATGCTGCAGGAAAGGCAGTGATGTGACCATCGCTGCCAATGGCATAACTGTTTCCCTTGCCATGGAAGCCGCTGAAATGCTTGCAAAGGACGGTATCGAAGCTGAAGTACTTTCCGTTCCCTTTGTGAAACCTTTGGATGTTGCTGGTCTTGCAGAAAGCGCTATGAAAACAGGAAGGATACTTACCGTTGAGGAACATAACCTTGTCGGAGGATTTTCCGGAGCGGTAAGCGAGGCTTTTATGAAGAAAGGCATCTGTTGCCGTTTTGACAGCATCGGAATCGAGGATAGATTTACAGAAACAGGTCCATATCTGCCGTTGTTGGCGGCTTATGGAATCAGCAGTGAACATATCGCAAAATGTGCGACCACACTTTGCAAATAGGAGAGAACATCATGGATTATAGAAAAAAAGCTTATGACTTGCTGAAGGCTTGGAAAGGTGAGAGCTATGTCTTCGGCATGGGTGTACTTGACCAAGTAGGCAGTATAGCTGCCGGGTATGGGAAAAGAGCTTTGGTGGTATGCAATGGTACCTATATGAAACCGGTGCTTGACCGGATCCTCCAGTATCTTGATGCTGCCGGTGTCGAACTGGTCGGAGGACGTGTGGCTCCGGATGCAAAGCCGAATGCCCCGAGGGAAGATGTCTACCGGCTCGTTACCTATATCCTTGACTATAAGCCAGATTCAATCATTGCTGTCGGTGGTGGTTCTACCATTGATGCCTGCAAATGTGCCGGTGTCCTTGCAACGCTCGGTGGAAAGGTAACACCGGAAGTCGATCATTACTTCGGAACCGGGATTGTCAGTGAAGAACTGGTGAAGACAGGCAGCAAGTTGCTTCCTGTCATTGCCGTAGAGACTTCTGCTTCTAGCGGAGCCCATCTTACCAAGTATTCCAATATTACGGATCCTGTAGTTGGACAAAAAAAGCTCATCGTGGATGAAGCTGTCATTCCTGCTACCAGTATCTTTGACTATGAAATAACAGCTACGATGCCTGTACGTGTGACTATTGACGGAGCTTTGGATGCCATTGCACATACCTTTGAAGTCTATTGCGGAGCAAAGGGCGAGAAACTTGAGTTATGCAGGCAACTTGCTGAAACTGCCATCAACCTATGTGCAGAGAATGCACACAAGTTGGTCGATGATCCGACAGATCTGAAGGCCCGTGAGGCCATAGGTCTGGCAACAGACCTTGGCGGCTATGCAATCATGGTCGGTGGAACCAGCGGTGCCCATCTGACGAGCTTCTCCTTGGTTGATATCGTGGGACATGGGACGGCCTGTGGCATCATGAACCCGTACTATGCCGTATTTTATTCCAAGGCTATCCAGCCACAGCTCAAGGTTGTCGGTAAGATCTTTGCAGCCCATGGATATACCGATGCAGACATTGAGCATTTGGAAGGCCGTGCTTTGGCTGAGGCTGTCGCACGGGCGATGATTGCCTACGGGAAAAGTATCAATGCACCTACGACACTGGGCGAGCTTAGGGGCTTTACCGAACAGCATATCCAGCGGGCACTGAAAGCTGCAAAGGATCCTCAGCTGAAGATGAAGTTGCAGAATATGCCGGTACCGATGCGTGCAGAGGATGTCGATACCTATATGGAACCGATACTCCGAGCTGCTGTAGCAGGTGATTTCAGTCTCATCAAGGAGATGTGATGATTGCCGCAGTATCCGCTGTACAGGCGGATGCTGCTCTTGAAAATTGAAAAGGAGATGGCCAATGAAGATTTCAGTTGCAATTGCTGGCAGCGAAGCGATGCCGAACGCCTTTGTCGTGTTCCGTGGTCTTGAGACTTCGATTGAAAAAGCTGCCAGACTGGGATATGACGGCGTTGAACTTGCGTTGAAGCGTTCGGATGAAATTGGAAGGAAAGACCTGAAGGCTTTGCTGGATAAGTACGGTATGGAAGTGTCCGCAATATCCAGCGGTCAGGTATGGGCTGCGCGTGGATTGAGTTTCATGGAAGAAGATCCACGCAAGCGGGAGGAGCTATCCAGGACGTTCAAAGGATTCATCGACCTTGCCTCAGACTTCGGTGGCTTGGTAAATATCGGCCGTACAAGAGGAAGTATCGGAGAGAGGGACCGAGAACATTGCATTCAGCTGTTTCTCGATATGGCGGGTGAGTTGAGTGTGTATGCACAGACGAAAGATGTCGGACTGATCCTAGAACCGGTGAATCGGTATGAGATTGATTTCATCAACACCCTTGATGAAGGTGCAGAACTGGTACGCATGGTCAATCAACCGAACTTTTATATGATGCCTGATGTATTTCATATGAACATCGAGGACAGGAATTTGCATGAAGCATTGCTGGAGAATCAGGAAATGATACGTTACATACATTTCGCTGATTCAAACAGACATGCACCGGGAGATGGGCACCTTGACTGGAATCAGATATTCGAAGCTCTCTCAGAAATGGCATATGATGGATGGACGACCGTGGAAATATTACCTTGGCCTGATCCTGAAATTGCTGCCCGGCGTTCGATTGAATTCCTGCGTGGGACATACGGCAGGTTCTACACATAAATATGTTGGAACTGATAGCATGTCTTGTAATTTCCATCATAGGGGGATATGTAGCCCGAAAGCTCCATATCCCGGCACCTTTCCTCGTCGGAGGTATCCTTGCTGTCGGTGGCTATAGCATCCTGCTTAGGCTCCATTGTTATTTCCCTGCAGTCAAGTTTTGGGTGCAGGTCATAAGCGGGACATATATCGGCAGTACCATCGACAGACATTACCTTGCCCAGAGTCGCAAATTGCTTTTTCCCATTGTCTTTTTGGTGAGTGGGATGTTGGCTGTGAACCTGGGAATGGGGAGCTTGATTCATTTTATGTCTGGCTTTGATCTGTTGACGTGCCTGATGGGGACGATACCAGGGGGTGTGACCGAAACTGCTGTCATTGCTGAGCAATTCGGTGCTGATGTATCTGTTGTCGCACTGCTTCAGTTGTGCAGATCGGTATTTTCCATCATGCTGTTTCCCTTTGTGATAAAGTGGTTGCTTCGTAAGCAGCATCACGGACTTGAAGGACAGATTCAAGATGTACCTGCTCCTACTGAAAAGGTAGAATCTGAGGGGACCTTTCGAACCAAGATGCCACGGTTGTTGATCTCATTGACCATCGGAACCATCGGGGGTATCTTTGGTCAATATGTCCAGTCAATTCCTGCATCGGTCCTCGTATGTTCCCTTCTCTGTGTCGGTGCTTACAACCTGAGTGTTCACAAGGCCTACTTGCCCATGCAGGTGAAACGGGCGGGACAGGTCCTTACCGGTGTGTTCGTCGGTACGAAGATGACTTATGAGACGATTCTCAACCTGAGGTCGATCTTGCTCCCTGTCATCATGCTGTTGGCAGGATTCCTTGTCTTTCATACACTCTTGGCTTTGCTGGCCTGCCGTGTATTCCGGATGGATTTAGGGACTATGCTCTTTTCTTGCATTCCTGCCGGAGCCAGTGATGTAGCTTTGATTGCAGGGGACTTGGGTTGTGACGATCCCGGCATTACCTTGTTCCAGTTATCACGCCTGATCTCCTGTATTCTTCTTTTTCCTGTGGTACTTCTTCGCTTTGCGTCTCTGTTTTCCTAAAAATGTTTTCGGTGGTGTTTTCTTCTGGACTCAGTATTGAAAAAGGTTTACTTCCCGAGTGTTCGTGTTAGAATGGCATGCATATGAAAGAGGGCTTACCTTCGGTCGGATGGAGCGTGATTACCACAAGACGGTATGTACAGGCAT from Spirochaetia bacterium harbors:
- a CDS encoding transketolase, with amino-acid sequence MEKGISELLADPSRKMNAEELAALAAVFRRKMFEILHQRGTGHWGGASSCAELVTSLYFNRLNIKADCPEWTDRDRFILSKGHASVNLYTVMAYRGFFSVDMLPEFRTLGSCLQGHPCMTKLKGVDMSTGALGHGISVGLGMALAARVAHRDYWTYVLTGEGCLDEGSSWEALMAASKYKPEHLVLMIDYNKVQLDGTEDEIMPLEPLDDKLRAFGWNVCPCELDGNNTSDILRSFEWMDEEGPWPKAVIYNTVKGKGVSFTEGNHKWHGAVITDDAFEKGIVELNADIVSKEAAL
- a CDS encoding 1-deoxy-D-xylulose-5-phosphate synthase; protein product: MSEAMRDAWGMALVSYGEDHPELVVLDADVSSSTKSRLFGERYPERFFNLGVAEGNLLGTAAGLATAGFHPVVNAFAIFLALKASDQIRNDICYNNLPVVIAGAYGGLSDSFDGASHQSITDIAIMRAFPNMQVIVPSDAGQAKAALAYAMAQHGPVYVRLNRNAMPDLPFSADFAKGKAICCRKGSDVTIAANGITVSLAMEAAEMLAKDGIEAEVLSVPFVKPLDVAGLAESAMKTGRILTVEEHNLVGGFSGAVSEAFMKKGICCRFDSIGIEDRFTETGPYLPLLAAYGISSEHIAKCATTLCK
- a CDS encoding iron-containing alcohol dehydrogenase, whose product is MDYRKKAYDLLKAWKGESYVFGMGVLDQVGSIAAGYGKRALVVCNGTYMKPVLDRILQYLDAAGVELVGGRVAPDAKPNAPREDVYRLVTYILDYKPDSIIAVGGGSTIDACKCAGVLATLGGKVTPEVDHYFGTGIVSEELVKTGSKLLPVIAVETSASSGAHLTKYSNITDPVVGQKKLIVDEAVIPATSIFDYEITATMPVRVTIDGALDAIAHTFEVYCGAKGEKLELCRQLAETAINLCAENAHKLVDDPTDLKAREAIGLATDLGGYAIMVGGTSGAHLTSFSLVDIVGHGTACGIMNPYYAVFYSKAIQPQLKVVGKIFAAHGYTDADIEHLEGRALAEAVARAMIAYGKSINAPTTLGELRGFTEQHIQRALKAAKDPQLKMKLQNMPVPMRAEDVDTYMEPILRAAVAGDFSLIKEM
- a CDS encoding sugar phosphate isomerase/epimerase, translating into MKISVAIAGSEAMPNAFVVFRGLETSIEKAARLGYDGVELALKRSDEIGRKDLKALLDKYGMEVSAISSGQVWAARGLSFMEEDPRKREELSRTFKGFIDLASDFGGLVNIGRTRGSIGERDREHCIQLFLDMAGELSVYAQTKDVGLILEPVNRYEIDFINTLDEGAELVRMVNQPNFYMMPDVFHMNIEDRNLHEALLENQEMIRYIHFADSNRHAPGDGHLDWNQIFEALSEMAYDGWTTVEILPWPDPEIAARRSIEFLRGTYGRFYT
- a CDS encoding AbrB family transcriptional regulator, whose protein sequence is MLELIACLVISIIGGYVARKLHIPAPFLVGGILAVGGYSILLRLHCYFPAVKFWVQVISGTYIGSTIDRHYLAQSRKLLFPIVFLVSGMLAVNLGMGSLIHFMSGFDLLTCLMGTIPGGVTETAVIAEQFGADVSVVALLQLCRSVFSIMLFPFVIKWLLRKQHHGLEGQIQDVPAPTEKVESEGTFRTKMPRLLISLTIGTIGGIFGQYVQSIPASVLVCSLLCVGAYNLSVHKAYLPMQVKRAGQVLTGVFVGTKMTYETILNLRSILLPVIMLLAGFLVFHTLLALLACRVFRMDLGTMLFSCIPAGASDVALIAGDLGCDDPGITLFQLSRLISCILLFPVVLLRFASLFS